From the genome of Chelmon rostratus isolate fCheRos1 chromosome 1, fCheRos1.pri, whole genome shotgun sequence, one region includes:
- the sh3gl3a gene encoding endophilin-A3a isoform X1, with amino-acid sequence MSVAGLKKQLHKASQLLSEKISGAEGTKLDEDFMEMERKIEVTNKSVFDLLSKTTEYLQPNPASRAKLNMLNTVSKIRGQVKTTGYPQTEGLLGDCMLRYGHELGEDSVFGCALVDMGEAMRQMADVKDSLDINVKLNFIDPLQNVQDKDLKEIMHHLKKLEGRRLDFDYKKKRQGKIADEEIRQAVEKFEESKELAERSMFNFLENDVEQVSQLSALVDAAVEYHRQSCEILEALSRKLQKTISTTSSRPKREFKPKSIRSSMETLDNNQHNGMSYSSSLRSTDIQTNHTVNGKTDHVTSVPLSWPESPTTNGNVHQSEVLDQPCCRSLYDFEPENEGELGFKEGDIIILTNQIDENWYEGMINGESGFFPINYVEVIVPLPQ; translated from the exons ctgctcagtgaAAAGATCAGTGGGGCAGAGGGGACGAAGCTGGATGAAGACTtcatggagatggagagg AAAATTGAGGTGACCAACAAGTCAGTGTTTGACCTCTTgtccaaaacaacagaatacCTCCAGCCTAACCCAG CTTCTCGAGCCAAACTGAACATGCTGAATACAGTGTCTAAGATCCGGGGGCAGGTGAAGACCACTGGCTACCCTCAGACTGAAGGCCTGCTGGGAGATTGCATGCTGCGCTACGGCCATGAACTGGGAGAGGACTCTGTCTTTG GCTGCGCTCTGGTGGATATGGGTGAGGCCATGAGGCAGATGGCGGATGTGAAGGACTCCTTGGACATAAACGTCAAACTCAACTTTATTGACCCCCTTCAGAATGTACAGGACAAGGACCTCAAAGAGATCATG CATCACTTGAAGAAGCTGGAGGGCCGCCGGTTAGACTTTGACTATAAGAAGAAGCGTCAGGGGAAGATTGCAGATGAGGAGATCCGGCAAGCTGTGGAGAAGTTTGAGGAGAGCAAAGAACTGGCTGAGAGGAGCATGTTCAACTTCCTGGAGAATGAT GTGGAGCAGGTGAGCCAGCTGTCAGCTCTGGTCGATGCAGCTGTAGAGTACCACCGGCAATCATGTGAAATCCTGGAGGCGCTGAGCAGAAAGCTGCAGAAGAC GATATCCACAACCAGCAGCCGGCCCAAGAGGGAGTTCAAACCAAAGTCCATTAGGAGCAGCATGGAGACCCTGGACAACAATCAGCACAACGGCATGTCCTACAGCTCCTCGCTCAGATCCACCG ATATCCAGACCAACCACACAGTCAATGGAAAAA CTGATCATGTAACCTCTGTTCCACTGTCATGGCCTGAGAGCCCCACTACCAATGGCAATGTTCACC AGTCAGAGGTGTTGGACCAGCCGTGCTGTCGCTCCCTCTACGACTTTGAGCCAGAGAATGAGGGCGAGCTGGGCTTCAAGGaaggtgacatcatcatcctcaccaaCCAGATAGACGAGAACTGGTATGAGGGCATGATCAACGGTGAGTCCGGCTTTTTCCCCATCAACTACGTGGAGGTCATCGTCCCCCTGCCTCAGTGA
- the sh3gl3a gene encoding endophilin-A3a isoform X3, which translates to MSVAGLKKQLHKASQLLSEKISGAEGTKLDEDFMEMERKIEVTNKSVFDLLSKTTEYLQPNPASRAKLNMLNTVSKIRGQVKTTGYPQTEGLLGDCMLRYGHELGEDSVFGCALVDMGEAMRQMADVKDSLDINVKLNFIDPLQNVQDKDLKEIMHHLKKLEGRRLDFDYKKKRQGKIADEEIRQAVEKFEESKELAERSMFNFLENDVEQVSQLSALVDAAVEYHRQSCEILEALSRKLQKTISTTSSRPKREFKPKSIRSSMETLDNNQHNGMSYSSSLRSTDIQTNHTVNGKKSEVLDQPCCRSLYDFEPENEGELGFKEGDIIILTNQIDENWYEGMINGESGFFPINYVEVIVPLPQ; encoded by the exons ctgctcagtgaAAAGATCAGTGGGGCAGAGGGGACGAAGCTGGATGAAGACTtcatggagatggagagg AAAATTGAGGTGACCAACAAGTCAGTGTTTGACCTCTTgtccaaaacaacagaatacCTCCAGCCTAACCCAG CTTCTCGAGCCAAACTGAACATGCTGAATACAGTGTCTAAGATCCGGGGGCAGGTGAAGACCACTGGCTACCCTCAGACTGAAGGCCTGCTGGGAGATTGCATGCTGCGCTACGGCCATGAACTGGGAGAGGACTCTGTCTTTG GCTGCGCTCTGGTGGATATGGGTGAGGCCATGAGGCAGATGGCGGATGTGAAGGACTCCTTGGACATAAACGTCAAACTCAACTTTATTGACCCCCTTCAGAATGTACAGGACAAGGACCTCAAAGAGATCATG CATCACTTGAAGAAGCTGGAGGGCCGCCGGTTAGACTTTGACTATAAGAAGAAGCGTCAGGGGAAGATTGCAGATGAGGAGATCCGGCAAGCTGTGGAGAAGTTTGAGGAGAGCAAAGAACTGGCTGAGAGGAGCATGTTCAACTTCCTGGAGAATGAT GTGGAGCAGGTGAGCCAGCTGTCAGCTCTGGTCGATGCAGCTGTAGAGTACCACCGGCAATCATGTGAAATCCTGGAGGCGCTGAGCAGAAAGCTGCAGAAGAC GATATCCACAACCAGCAGCCGGCCCAAGAGGGAGTTCAAACCAAAGTCCATTAGGAGCAGCATGGAGACCCTGGACAACAATCAGCACAACGGCATGTCCTACAGCTCCTCGCTCAGATCCACCG ATATCCAGACCAACCACACAGTCAATGGAAAAA AGTCAGAGGTGTTGGACCAGCCGTGCTGTCGCTCCCTCTACGACTTTGAGCCAGAGAATGAGGGCGAGCTGGGCTTCAAGGaaggtgacatcatcatcctcaccaaCCAGATAGACGAGAACTGGTATGAGGGCATGATCAACGGTGAGTCCGGCTTTTTCCCCATCAACTACGTGGAGGTCATCGTCCCCCTGCCTCAGTGA
- the sh3gl3a gene encoding endophilin-A3a isoform X2: MSVAGLKKQLHKASQLLSEKISGAEGTKLDEDFMEMERKIEVTNKSVFDLLSKTTEYLQPNPASRAKLNMLNTVSKIRGQVKTTGYPQTEGLLGDCMLRYGHELGEDSVFGCALVDMGEAMRQMADVKDSLDINVKLNFIDPLQNVQDKDLKEIMHHLKKLEGRRLDFDYKKKRQGKIADEEIRQAVEKFEESKELAERSMFNFLENDVEQVSQLSALVDAAVEYHRQSCEILEALSRKLQKTISTTSSRPKREFKPKSIRSSMETLDNNQHNGMSYSSSLRSTADHVTSVPLSWPESPTTNGNVHQSEVLDQPCCRSLYDFEPENEGELGFKEGDIIILTNQIDENWYEGMINGESGFFPINYVEVIVPLPQ; this comes from the exons ctgctcagtgaAAAGATCAGTGGGGCAGAGGGGACGAAGCTGGATGAAGACTtcatggagatggagagg AAAATTGAGGTGACCAACAAGTCAGTGTTTGACCTCTTgtccaaaacaacagaatacCTCCAGCCTAACCCAG CTTCTCGAGCCAAACTGAACATGCTGAATACAGTGTCTAAGATCCGGGGGCAGGTGAAGACCACTGGCTACCCTCAGACTGAAGGCCTGCTGGGAGATTGCATGCTGCGCTACGGCCATGAACTGGGAGAGGACTCTGTCTTTG GCTGCGCTCTGGTGGATATGGGTGAGGCCATGAGGCAGATGGCGGATGTGAAGGACTCCTTGGACATAAACGTCAAACTCAACTTTATTGACCCCCTTCAGAATGTACAGGACAAGGACCTCAAAGAGATCATG CATCACTTGAAGAAGCTGGAGGGCCGCCGGTTAGACTTTGACTATAAGAAGAAGCGTCAGGGGAAGATTGCAGATGAGGAGATCCGGCAAGCTGTGGAGAAGTTTGAGGAGAGCAAAGAACTGGCTGAGAGGAGCATGTTCAACTTCCTGGAGAATGAT GTGGAGCAGGTGAGCCAGCTGTCAGCTCTGGTCGATGCAGCTGTAGAGTACCACCGGCAATCATGTGAAATCCTGGAGGCGCTGAGCAGAAAGCTGCAGAAGAC GATATCCACAACCAGCAGCCGGCCCAAGAGGGAGTTCAAACCAAAGTCCATTAGGAGCAGCATGGAGACCCTGGACAACAATCAGCACAACGGCATGTCCTACAGCTCCTCGCTCAGATCCACCG CTGATCATGTAACCTCTGTTCCACTGTCATGGCCTGAGAGCCCCACTACCAATGGCAATGTTCACC AGTCAGAGGTGTTGGACCAGCCGTGCTGTCGCTCCCTCTACGACTTTGAGCCAGAGAATGAGGGCGAGCTGGGCTTCAAGGaaggtgacatcatcatcctcaccaaCCAGATAGACGAGAACTGGTATGAGGGCATGATCAACGGTGAGTCCGGCTTTTTCCCCATCAACTACGTGGAGGTCATCGTCCCCCTGCCTCAGTGA